CTACACACTCGCTGAAGCCGGGCCTGTGGAGATCGCGGTTTATGACATGATGGGGCGGCAGGTCCGACTTGTTGTGGATGCCGTTCAGCCGGCGGGGCAACATAATGTTTGGGTACACCTGGACGATTTACCAAGTGGCGTCTATGCCTACCGCCTACAGGCGGGAGCCTTTGCTGATACCCGTCAAATGACGCTGATTCGCTAGCGGAGGATGCAGTACGATGAAAAGGCTATCGAATAAACTAAGGCGCATTTGGGTTGTGTTGACGTTCCTGATTCTCTGCACTGTTGGATCAGTTTATAGCCAGCAATTGCCTGGTGATTTTCTCGGTGCTGTTGTTGCTGAAAGGCTAGCAGAAGTACCCGCTGATGTTATTTTGGGCCCTGATAATCACCTCTATATTGCCAGCTTTACACTAAACAGTGTGCTGCGCTATGATGGCGAAACCGGTGATTATCTTGACACCTTTGTGCGTAACATCAATGCCCCAACCGGACTGGATTTTGGTCCAGATGGCAACTTGTACATAAGCAGCTTCTGGGATCGACAGATATTCAACTATGACGGGGCAACGGGTGACCTTATCGGTACATTTGTAGCTGATACAACCGCCGGATCTGGTTTTATACTTGATATCGTTTTTGGGCCGGATGGACACTTGTATGCAGGAAAACGAAACGAACATCCGTCCGTGGTGCGTTATGATGGTGCAACAGGCGAGTTGATAGATACCTTTGCTGTTGCGGAGAATAATAACTTCAGGCTTCCCGATCATCTGGTATTTGGCCCAGACGGCAACCTCTACATAAGCGATACACATGTCTTGCGTTTTGATGGGGCTACGGGCGCTTTGATAGATACGTTCATCCCGAGTCTTCGCGGCGGAATTCTTCGTCCCGGTAAACCATTTTTTAGCACTGACAATTCAATCGTAATAAGCAGTCAGGGGAGCGGAGAAGTTTTGCGGTTTGATGCGGAGAGGGGTGTTTTTATGGAGGTGTTTGCCGCGGCTTCCAATGCAGGGATAACAGCACCCGGTCCGATAATACAAGGGATCACAGGGAATCTACTTATTCTGGATACCGGTAACGCCAAGGTCTCGGAGCATAACCTAACTTCTGGTGCATTCGAGGGATACTTTATTGATTCAGGCTCGGGTGGCCTCGACTTTCCTACGAGGTTATTGTTTGGCCCTGATAGCCTGTTGTATGTGGCTACCGGGCAAAAGGGCGTTTATCGATATGCATCGGATACAGGCCGTTTTGTTGACAGACTCATCACCCCCAACCAGGCTGGATTGACAGCTATTGGAGATATGGCATTGGGGCCGGATGGGTTTTTATATTTTGCGCATGAGTCGGAGGACGAAGTCTTACGTTTTGATGCCAGAAGTGGCGCATTTGTAGATATTTTTATACCGTTTCAAACGGGTGGACTGAAGACGCCGAGGACGCTTTTTTTGGGGGGTGATGGCTTGCTGTACGTGTTGAGCAGTGGGTCGAGCGAGGTCCTGCGGTTTGACCAGGATTCTGGTGCGTTTGTTGATGTGTTTACATCGCTCGATAAGGGAGAACTGCGGGAGCCAAGCGATATGCTCTTTAGCCCGGATGGTTTTCTGTACGTGAGTAGTTCGATGGGCATGGAAGGAGGAATCTGGCGTTTTGATGCGCAAACGGGAAACTTTGTTGATCGCTTTGCAGAGCTACCAAACAGCGATTCATCTAGTCGGTTTGGGGAAAGGCGACTCCTGCTATTGGGCCCCTACGGGGATATTTACGCCGCAAGATCTGGTGGTAGCGAAGTTTACCGTATTAACAAGTCTACCGGAGCAGGGAGTGTTTTTGTCCCTTCACAATCAGGTAGGCTGCGTTGGCCTTTAGGGATGGTATTCGACGCAACGGGCAATTTGTATGTCAGTAGTGCGTTGAGAGACCAGGTGTTACGTTTTGCACCGCCGTTACCTGTGCGGGTCGGGGTCGAAGATGGGCGATCTGCACCGTATCCCGTCTTGGAACACCAGATCTTTCCGAACCCAGCGGTGGCTGTGGCCACGATAGCTTATAGCTTGCCGCACACAACCAACCTGACAATCACCCTGTTTGATATCCAGGGCCGGCAACTGCAACGCTTGCAAGATGGCGTAAAAGCAGCCGGCGATCATACGCTTGCTGTCAATTTGCGCACCTATCCTGCCGGGCTCTACTTTTACCACCTGCAGACACCGGACATTGAGCAAATCGGCCGCTTCGTCATTGTGCGTTAAGGGATACGGTTGTTAATTCTGGCACGTAAGCTGAAACTTTGCGATGTTGCGAGTTATAGACTACCCAAGCATTCTGCAAATCCGGTTACTGGATGTACAACTCCCTTCGTAAACTGTTTACGCTGCTAAAACAAACAGGCCAGGCATTTTGGGCCCAACGCGGCTTGCAAAAATCTGCTGCATTTGCTTACTACACAGTGTTTGCGTTACCCGGATTGCTCTTGATCACCCTTTCTGTGGCCAGTGTTGCTTTTGATGCCGAGCACGTGCAACGGCAGGTTTTGGAAACACTCGGGACTTACCTGGGCACAGACACCGCCGGCACCATTGAAGCCATGATTGCGCATGTACGGTCGCAGGCTACGGACCTCACAGTAGCTACTACAGGCGGTGTCCTGGCGCTCTTGTTTGGCGCAACCGGTGCTTTCTCCCAGTTGCAGGTTGCATTAAACGAAGTGTGGGGCATAGACCAGCTTTCGACGAGAGGCGGATTCAAACGTTTTCTGAAAAAACGGCTGCTTTCTTTTTTCGTCGTACTGGGGATGGGATTTTTGTTGATGCTTTCGCTGGTGTCTCGCGCACTGGTGGCCTTCATCGACCGACAAATGAATCAGGTGATGGCTGAATCGATTGTTACCACCATGATGACCGGTGCATTATTTCTCCTCTTCTTTCTGATAACCACCCTGCTCATCGCTATTCTGTTCAAAGCGCTGCCAGACCTGGATGTGTCATGGGGCAATGTCATTGCCGGAGCGCTGGTAACAGCTATTGGCTTTACGATAGGCAAAGAACTGATGAGTTACTTCATCAGCAACAGCAATTTTGGCTCTGCATTTGGCGCCGCCAGTTCCCTGGCAGTGATCCTGGTATGGATCTATTTCTCAGGAGCCGTCCTGTTTTTTGGTGCTGCGTTTTCGCGGGAATGGTCGCAAAAGGATTAACTGTCTGCCGTTGCATGAGCGTGGCAGGCTGTCGAGATGGATCGCGTGCGTTTGGTTGTTAGGAAACGGTATCAAGCGTCGTGAAACTCTCAAAGTCTTCATTACTCCCTCACATCAGAATGGAACTGGAATAGCTATTCTATATATTAGGTCAAAAATACGACCTTTAGCGAATGTACTTGCTTATCGGTTATTCGATAAGCTGTCGAATAACGATACAAGTTCAAAAGCTAGTGTACATTCAGTTTACCACCTTTTAATTATCAACGCTGGTATATAGATATGCGATATTCTTTCTTACTTCTCCTGGCCTTTTTCATGCTGTCCGCATGCGTAAGTGATCAGTCGACCCCCGCTGAATCCTCCGAAGCTGCCGAGGCGGAAAAAGTTGAAGAAGCTACCGAGGCTTCGGGTGATGGTGAAATTGTGATTCAGCCTATAGATAACCAAATGCAGTATGCTAATGAAGCATTTACGGTCAAAGCAGGAGCCACGGTTACACTGGTAATGGACAACATCGCAACGATGGAAGCCATGCAGCACAATGTTGTAATTTTGAGCCCGGACGCTGATTTGAATGCGATAGGCATCGCTGCTATTCAGGCTGGCCCCGACAACGAATATGTTCCGGATGACCCTGCCGTTCTGTTCTACACGCCGCTGGCTGCTGCTGGTGATCGTGTAGTTGTAGAATTTACAGCACCTGAGCCAGGAGAATACCCCTTCATTTGCACGTTTCCCGGGCATTACAGTTTAATGAAAGGTGTGATGACAGTTGTGGCGTAATCTTGAATCAAGTAGCATATTTGAGAAAGCACTCTTGATACGTTAAGAGTGCTTTCTCTATTTTTGACCCTGTCTGTTCTGAGTATCTGACGCAACCGTGATATCATGCGCCGTTTGATCGAAAAAGTATCAACCATCAATCCCGTTCGCCTGTTTCTAGAACTGATAATCGTTTTCCTGGGCGTTTATCTCGCGTTTCTTTTTACAAGTTACAAAGAACAACAGCGGACCGACGCAGAAATCGAGCGAATAGCCGCACTTATGCAAGTTGGGCTTGATCGTTATGAGCAGTTATTTGAAGGCTTTGCCCAGCGGCACGCCATAGGAAATGAAGAATTCAGACTGCAGTTGGAAAACAATGAAATCCCTGTGTTCTATGAGACATATTTCGCTTCGCCGCAATATCCGGTAGATGTCATAAATTTTGTACTTACGCGCGAAGGATACGACGTTTTCTCACTGGATTTCTATGTTCCGTTAACATCATTTGCACACGCAATTCAGCGGATCATGTATGTGGAAGAGAAATTGGTTCAACTAGGGGAGCGATACCGGCGATTGCCGCCTTCAGGTGCAGTCACGTACCAGAGGGTATACAACGAGCAATACATTCTTGCGCAGCAATACTACCGGTACCTGGAAATGCGCAAAAACATGTCGGCTGATCTGGCAAACCAGGCGCGCCAGCTGAAGGCGCAAATTGCCGATTTTAAATAGAAACGCTACTGGTTCATTGTAAAATAAAAAAGGCCACAGAGCTATTCCTCCGTGGCCTTTTTGTCTGTATGGATGTCTAACTTACTTAAGTAATGTCATCCGTTTGGTGACGCTGTAGCTGGCTGTCTCCATCACGTAAAGGTAGACGCCGGCGCTAAGCTCTGTTGCGTCAAACGATACGGTGTGGTATCCCGCATCCCTGGTTTCATTGACAAGCGTTGCCATTTCCTGGCCCAGCGAGTTGAATACCTTGATCGATACGTGCGCCGCTTCCGGTACACCAAACTCGATCACCGTGGTCGGATTGAACGGGTTCGGGTAGTTTTGATTGATGCTGAACTCTGTTGGTACACCGCTGGTCTGAAACGCATCCCGGCGGTCTGCATTGATGTCAGACGGGGCCGCACCACCGCTACAGTCGTAATCCGGATCGGTGTTCTGTGCCGGATCGTAGGTAAGGCTGGCATGCGAAACGTTGTCTGCGCAGATACCCAGATCAAACGGGCGGGTTGTAAAGCTGTTGGATTCCAAAACAGCAATGCCATTGCCGTCCGTTACGCCCGTATCAAATCCTGAGAGATCACCTTCGAAGGTACCGTCAATTGTAACGGTAGCAACCGGACTTCCGGTGTCATCGTGGATCAGGAACGTTGCTTCAACAAACCGCTCGCTGCCGCTTCTGGTGATCTCCGTCGTAATGCTCTCGATGTGCATTGTGCCGCCACCCGTGCCATCACTAATGGTTACGGTTTGGCTCGTGGTGTTGGTTGCACCCATATCGTCGGTTACGGTCAGGCTAACCGTGTAGCTGCCGGCATCTGCGTAGGTATGCGACGGGTTCTGGGCGGTAGACGAATTCCCATCGCCAAACGTCCAGTTCCACGACACAATTGAACCATCGCTATCTGTACTTGCATCGGTAAACGTGGTTGTAAACAGGGTAGTGGAGAAGCTGAAGCTTGCTGTAGGCGCGATGTTGCCGCCAGACTCACAGGCAAAATCCGGGTTGGTATTCGCCAGCGGATCGTACGTGAGCGATGCGTGGGTAATGTTGTCCACACAAATGCCCAGATCAAACGGGCGGTTCGAGAAATCATCTGACGTCAGCACAGCTTCACCGCTGCTGTTGGTTACGCCAGAATCAGTACCAGAAAGGTCGCCACTGAATGTACCTGTCACTGTAGCTGCATCAACACGGTTGCCGTTATCATCTTCTACTACAACGGTAGCTTCTACCGTACCACCGCCACCGCCACGGATGGTGGCTGTTGTGATGGCAGTAATATGCATGGTGCCACTGCTGGTGCCATCGTTAACCGTTACTGCAAGCGTCTGTGAATCGGAAGCACCCATGTCGTCGGTAACCGTCAGCATAACCGAGTATGTGCCGTTGCTGGCAAAGGTGTGGCTTGGATTTTGAGCGGAGGATGCGTTGCCGTCTCCAAAGTCCCAACTCCAGGATACCACGCTGCCGTCGCTGTCGGAACTGGCATCAGTAAAGTCACAAGAAAGAAGCGTACAGCTGTTGGTGAAGTTGGCCATCGGTGCGCTGTTGCCACCACCATCGAGGTTGGGTTTTACAATAAACAAGCCGTCTTCGATGCTGCTTACTACAACGTTGCCACTTGCAAAGTACGGGTAATTACTCCACGCACCGTTGAATGAAGCATTGTTGTTGCTCGGGTACGTGTCAAAAAAACCAACTTGAACAGGAGTTTCAGGGTCGGTGATATCGAGGATGCGCAAGCCGGCAGTATAGTTGGATTCGAATACAAGATCTCCCAGCACATACAGGTTATGGTCGATTGCCGTCGTTGGCCCAAAGTAGTCGCTGGTGAGGAAGGGATCATCGAGGTCTTCGAGGTCCCAGATAATGGTGCGCGTATTGCTGCCTCCTTCGTCCAGTTCATCATTCTGGTAGAAGTACCGCTGGTCTTCAGAGAACCAACCCTGATGGACGTAAGCGCTGTTTGGATAGCCTTCGCGGGAAAGCTGAACAGGGTTGCTTTTGCTGGTTACATCAACAATCGTGATGGTGTCTTCGTTTGAGTTGACACAAATTTCTTTGCCATTGTGCTCTGCGTCAGGGCCAGTGTACATCACGCACTGGGCGTCATGTGTGTAGCCATCGCTGGAGAAGCAGCCGGCATCAATCGGACTGGTTGGGTTGTTGATGTCAACCATGTGCAGGCCGGCCGCGCACGTGTTGCTGCCCACGCTGTAGGCAAATCCGGAGCCCTCGTTGATTACGAGGTTGTGCGCGCTGCCAAATGCATCATAGTGTGCGGTATTTGAAAAAGTTGCCGGCGGATTTGTTACGTTACGCAGTTCTGTTAAATCAAAGATCTGCATGCCATGCCCAGACGCCTCACTGACGATGAAGGCGTGGTCGTTGAACACTTTGATGTCGCGCCATGTGGAAGAAAACGTATGCGTTGCAAGGCTGCCTAGATAGACAGGCTGCGTTGGGTCGCTGATGTCTACAAAGGCGGTACCCGTTGTCAGGCCTACCAGGGCGTATTCTTTGCCCGTAGTCATGTCGGTCCAGCCCCAAATGTCATTGGCTTCGGTTGTACCAGCGCCACCCATTTCGGTGATGCTCATGAATGCCTGCAGGTCAACCGCCTCACATTCGTAACCGTCAGCCATGCCGTTGATGCAAGCTGCATCCTGGGCAAAGGCAGGGGTAGATAAAAGGATACCAAACGCTAAAAGCGCTAAAACGCGGAAGTACATATCTTACTTTGGTCTTAAGAATGGAAAGGTGCACATACAGCCCATACGCCTTGGCTGTACATTGCGGGGAATGCGTTTCACATCAAAAAGGCAGCGGGGTCAATCGGCTTGCTGGATGGCATGCAGAGGGGAAGATGCGCAAACAGAACAGCCGGCTATGTATTGCCTATGCGAAGTTCGAGAAGGCTTGATAATAGAGAAAACAAAGCCCATCGGCAATCGCTTTTGGCAAATATATTTTTGTGGGTGGAGATTGGGGTGAGGAGAGAGGAAGTTGGCGGTTCTTTTCCTGCTCGAACCATTACAATGATGCCAAAAATCGGTGGATGAAATGTACAGACACCGAGCCCTCGCCTACTGCTGATGCGACACGTTTTACGGAGCCGCTTCTGATATCACCTGCTGCAAAAATGCCGGGTACATTGGTTTCTAGTAGATAGGGATCTCTTTCGAGTGGCCAGTTCTGCAATTGAGTTTCTTTATCGAGTTCGCTGCCGGTGATCACAAATCCGCGTGCGTCGGAGGCCACGATGTCTCCGAGCCAGTCTGTTCGTGGTACCGCGCCAATGAAAACAAAGAGGAAGTTGGCTGGCACTTCGTTTGTTGTATTCGTCTGGCTATTGGTTAACACCAATTGTTCAAGCCGGTCTTTTCCTTTACAGTGTGTTACAGAAGTATGGGTTAAAACTTCAATATTTTCTCTTTCCTCGATCCGGCTGACGAGATAGTGGCTCATTTTGCTTGCCAGGCTTTCGCCACGAACGAGCATCGTTACTTTCCGGGCATACTCACAAAAGAACATGGCTGCCTGGCCGGCTGAATTACCAGCGCCGATGATGTACACTTCTTCGTTGCGGCAATTCAGGGCTTCTGTCATTGCAGCGCCGTAGTATATCCCGCGGCTTGTGAGTGTGTCTGCACCATCTGCAGGTAGTTTTCGCCAACTCACACCCATGGTTAACATGAGGGCGTGGCAGTTGAGCGTGCTACCGTCTTTCAAGGTCAACTGTTTGTAGGGGCCGTCCACTGCCAATCCGGAAACCGACTGGGGGGTGAGGATCTCTACACCAAAACGCTGTGCCTGGGCTGTTGCACGCCGTGCCAGGTCGGCACCAGACAAGCCTACCGGAAAGCCGAGGTAGTTTTCAATACGGCTGGACGTGCCGGCTTGTCCACCCGTTGCTGATTCTTCGATGAGCACAGTGCGCAAGCCTTCGGAAGCACCGTAGACTGCAGCTGCAAGGCCGGCTGGCCCGCCACCAACAATCGCGAGATCATAGAACGCCTGATCGGCCTGTACACGCAATCCGAGTTTTTCAGCAACCACAGTTGCAGATGGACTCACCAACTGCTCGCCATCTGGCAAAACCACAATCGGCAGCGAAGGCGCGCCATCACCTGAAGCCAGCTCGGTGGCAAGGGCGCGGGCTTCTGCACTTTTTTCGATATCGGTAAAGGTGTATGGAATCTGGTTGCGTGCCAGGAAGTCTTTGACCTCATGCGATGCAGCAGACCACCGGTCGCCAATTACCCTGATGCCGCCAAATCCCGGTCGATACAACAACTGCCAATCTGCAAGCAAATCGTCGATGATCGGATAGAGGCGCTGCTCAGGTGGATCCCACGGTTTCATCAAGTAGTAATCGACCTTCGATTCGTTGATTGCAGAAATGGCTGCATCCGTATCCGCATAAGCGGTTAACAGGGCGCGTTTCGTATCCGGGTATAGCTCCATGGATTCGCCGAGCATGGCAACCCCATCCATTTGCGGCATCCGCTGGTCCGATACGATGAGTGCTACGGGTTCATCGCGCTCTTTAAGGGTTTTCAGGGCCTCGAGGGCTTCCGTCCCTGATGGTGCGCGTAGTACACGGTAAGTATCTCCGTAGCGCCGGCGCAAGTCTTGGGAAACAGCACGCAGCACTGCGGGATCATCATCTACAGCAAGGATCGCGGGTTTGGTTTTTTTGCTCAAAGCTTCAGTATGATTATCTGTTTAGCTTACCGGGAGGCGCACCTGGAAGCAGGTTTCACCGGGTTCGGAGATAAATGAAAGGGCACCGCCATGGCGTGCCGTTACGATTCGGTAAGAAATATCGAGCCCGAGTCCGGTACCTTCACCGGTATCTTTGGTGGTGAAAAAGGGCTCGAATATACGGTCTTTGATTGTATCAGGTATGCCGGCGCCATTATCTACAACTTCAATTTCAATACTCTTGAGTGTTGGCTGGTAGCGGCTTCTGATGGTAATGCGGCCATTGCTTTCAGGCACTGCGGCAATTGCGTTATCAAGCAGGTTGGTCCACACCTGATTTAATTCGCCGCCATACGCCTCAACAACCGGAATGTCGCCATATTCCTTGACTACATCGATGGCTTTGCCCCTCAGTTTATGGTTGAGGATGGTGAGCGTGTTGTTAATGCCTTCATGGATATCTGTTTCACTTTTCTCATTGGCCTTGTCCATGTAAGAATAAGACTTCATCGCCTGAACAAGTTCGGAGATGCGCGTCGTGCTCAAGGCAAGCTCACTGCTGAGCATGCGCATCTCGCAGCTCTGCGTCAACCAACTCAAAAAACTGCTCACCTGGTCTTCGTGCAAAGCTTCTGAAAACGAGACAAGAAAGTCGCGGGTGAACCCCATGCTTACCAGCATGGCTGCGGCATCCCACGAAGCCGGCAAGTCATGCTCATCAAGGAAGTCTGCAAGGTCATCTTCCAATTCGCTTGCTGTCAGGGCATCGTGGCTGGGAGATTCCCCCTCAATGACATCGATTACGGGCTGAAAAGGATGGCCTGTGCCCGCGCTGTCTTTGAACATAATGGGCTGTAGCATGCCCGAGGAGAGGGCATTGAACATTTTTAGCGTCTCCACCATCTGTTGGGCAGCGCGCTTTGCAGCTGAAGCAGGGTTGTTGAGCTCATGGGCAAGTCCGGCTGCCATGGTGCCCAGGGCAGCAAGCTTTTCCTGCTGGACCTGCACGTGTGCATTGGCCCGCGTGCGGTCGAGCATGATGTGGGCAAACCGGCTTTCCAGCGGCGGAATGGCTTCTAGCATGGCCTCAAAATGCCGCTTGTGTAGCCGGGCCAAGCGTGTTGGCATGGTCGCTGCAGATGCCGCGCGAAAGATGGTCATGCGGGAGTGGGGAAGCATGCCGCTTACCTGGCCGGCTTCCGTCATGAATACGGCCAGTGTGCCATTTTCCTGCCGTGCTTCAAAGCGAATCTGCCCTTCAAAAATCACATACATCCATTCCGCCGGGTCTCCTGATTTGGTGAGGGGGTCACCCGTATCCAGCGATAGCGGCTCCATGTGTTCTTGAAGCCACGCGAGTGCTGTAGCATCCAGGTCTTCAAATACTTGAATGGACTGCAAATCAGCAGGCGTAATCATAGCGATTTAGGGAGTAATGCCAGTTAAGAGGAGACACTGAAAATTGGCAAAAGAAGGCATAAATGTGTTACCCTTCTCGGCAAGCGTGCCGGCTGATTGCCCTTTGCTTGCCACTGGGCAAAACGCTCAAGATACGATCCTGATCGTTCTATATGGAATTTTCCATGCGCCCACTTGCAACTTTGCAAAATAATCGGGATCCAATGTACAAACCCAACCCCACTAATTCACGGCGCTTCCTGTTATGTTTTACCTCGCTGCCGCTATTCCCCCCTTTTTTGCTGAAGTTGCCATTTTATTGGTGCTAGCTGCGCTGATTGCGTACGTCGGCTACCGCCTCAAACTGGTGCCCATCGTGGGCTTTTTGTTAACCGGTGTTGTGATTGGTCCAAATGCTTT
This window of the Bacteroidota bacterium genome carries:
- a CDS encoding T9SS type A sorting domain-containing protein; translation: MKRLSNKLRRIWVVLTFLILCTVGSVYSQQLPGDFLGAVVAERLAEVPADVILGPDNHLYIASFTLNSVLRYDGETGDYLDTFVRNINAPTGLDFGPDGNLYISSFWDRQIFNYDGATGDLIGTFVADTTAGSGFILDIVFGPDGHLYAGKRNEHPSVVRYDGATGELIDTFAVAENNNFRLPDHLVFGPDGNLYISDTHVLRFDGATGALIDTFIPSLRGGILRPGKPFFSTDNSIVISSQGSGEVLRFDAERGVFMEVFAAASNAGITAPGPIIQGITGNLLILDTGNAKVSEHNLTSGAFEGYFIDSGSGGLDFPTRLLFGPDSLLYVATGQKGVYRYASDTGRFVDRLITPNQAGLTAIGDMALGPDGFLYFAHESEDEVLRFDARSGAFVDIFIPFQTGGLKTPRTLFLGGDGLLYVLSSGSSEVLRFDQDSGAFVDVFTSLDKGELREPSDMLFSPDGFLYVSSSMGMEGGIWRFDAQTGNFVDRFAELPNSDSSSRFGERRLLLLGPYGDIYAARSGGSEVYRINKSTGAGSVFVPSQSGRLRWPLGMVFDATGNLYVSSALRDQVLRFAPPLPVRVGVEDGRSAPYPVLEHQIFPNPAVAVATIAYSLPHTTNLTITLFDIQGRQLQRLQDGVKAAGDHTLAVNLRTYPAGLYFYHLQTPDIEQIGRFVIVR
- a CDS encoding YihY/virulence factor BrkB family protein, yielding MYNSLRKLFTLLKQTGQAFWAQRGLQKSAAFAYYTVFALPGLLLITLSVASVAFDAEHVQRQVLETLGTYLGTDTAGTIEAMIAHVRSQATDLTVATTGGVLALLFGATGAFSQLQVALNEVWGIDQLSTRGGFKRFLKKRLLSFFVVLGMGFLLMLSLVSRALVAFIDRQMNQVMAESIVTTMMTGALFLLFFLITTLLIAILFKALPDLDVSWGNVIAGALVTAIGFTIGKELMSYFISNSNFGSAFGAASSLAVILVWIYFSGAVLFFGAAFSREWSQKD
- a CDS encoding plastocyanin/azurin family copper-binding protein, coding for MRYSFLLLLAFFMLSACVSDQSTPAESSEAAEAEKVEEATEASGDGEIVIQPIDNQMQYANEAFTVKAGATVTLVMDNIATMEAMQHNVVILSPDADLNAIGIAAIQAGPDNEYVPDDPAVLFYTPLAAAGDRVVVEFTAPEPGEYPFICTFPGHYSLMKGVMTVVA
- a CDS encoding choice-of-anchor B family protein, whose amino-acid sequence is MYFRVLALLAFGILLSTPAFAQDAACINGMADGYECEAVDLQAFMSITEMGGAGTTEANDIWGWTDMTTGKEYALVGLTTGTAFVDISDPTQPVYLGSLATHTFSSTWRDIKVFNDHAFIVSEASGHGMQIFDLTELRNVTNPPATFSNTAHYDAFGSAHNLVINEGSGFAYSVGSNTCAAGLHMVDINNPTSPIDAGCFSSDGYTHDAQCVMYTGPDAEHNGKEICVNSNEDTITIVDVTSKSNPVQLSREGYPNSAYVHQGWFSEDQRYFYQNDELDEGGSNTRTIIWDLEDLDDPFLTSDYFGPTTAIDHNLYVLGDLVFESNYTAGLRILDITDPETPVQVGFFDTYPSNNNASFNGAWSNYPYFASGNVVVSSIEDGLFIVKPNLDGGGNSAPMANFTNSCTLLSCDFTDASSDSDGSVVSWSWDFGDGNASSAQNPSHTFASNGTYSVMLTVTDDMGASDSQTLAVTVNDGTSSGTMHITAITTATIRGGGGGTVEATVVVEDDNGNRVDAATVTGTFSGDLSGTDSGVTNSSGEAVLTSDDFSNRPFDLGICVDNITHASLTYDPLANTNPDFACESGGNIAPTASFSFSTTLFTTTFTDASTDSDGSIVSWNWTFGDGNSSTAQNPSHTYADAGSYTVSLTVTDDMGATNTTSQTVTISDGTGGGTMHIESITTEITRSGSERFVEATFLIHDDTGSPVATVTIDGTFEGDLSGFDTGVTDGNGIAVLESNSFTTRPFDLGICADNVSHASLTYDPAQNTDPDYDCSGGAAPSDINADRRDAFQTSGVPTEFSINQNYPNPFNPTTVIEFGVPEAAHVSIKVFNSLGQEMATLVNETRDAGYHTVSFDATELSAGVYLYVMETASYSVTKRMTLLK
- a CDS encoding FAD-dependent oxidoreductase; translation: MSKKTKPAILAVDDDPAVLRAVSQDLRRRYGDTYRVLRAPSGTEALEALKTLKERDEPVALIVSDQRMPQMDGVAMLGESMELYPDTKRALLTAYADTDAAISAINESKVDYYLMKPWDPPEQRLYPIIDDLLADWQLLYRPGFGGIRVIGDRWSAASHEVKDFLARNQIPYTFTDIEKSAEARALATELASGDGAPSLPIVVLPDGEQLVSPSATVVAEKLGLRVQADQAFYDLAIVGGGPAGLAAAVYGASEGLRTVLIEESATGGQAGTSSRIENYLGFPVGLSGADLARRATAQAQRFGVEILTPQSVSGLAVDGPYKQLTLKDGSTLNCHALMLTMGVSWRKLPADGADTLTSRGIYYGAAMTEALNCRNEEVYIIGAGNSAGQAAMFFCEYARKVTMLVRGESLASKMSHYLVSRIEERENIEVLTHTSVTHCKGKDRLEQLVLTNSQTNTTNEVPANFLFVFIGAVPRTDWLGDIVASDARGFVITGSELDKETQLQNWPLERDPYLLETNVPGIFAAGDIRSGSVKRVASAVGEGSVSVHFIHRFLASL
- a CDS encoding ATP-binding protein, which produces MITPADLQSIQVFEDLDATALAWLQEHMEPLSLDTGDPLTKSGDPAEWMYVIFEGQIRFEARQENGTLAVFMTEAGQVSGMLPHSRMTIFRAASAATMPTRLARLHKRHFEAMLEAIPPLESRFAHIMLDRTRANAHVQVQQEKLAALGTMAAGLAHELNNPASAAKRAAQQMVETLKMFNALSSGMLQPIMFKDSAGTGHPFQPVIDVIEGESPSHDALTASELEDDLADFLDEHDLPASWDAAAMLVSMGFTRDFLVSFSEALHEDQVSSFLSWLTQSCEMRMLSSELALSTTRISELVQAMKSYSYMDKANEKSETDIHEGINNTLTILNHKLRGKAIDVVKEYGDIPVVEAYGGELNQVWTNLLDNAIAAVPESNGRITIRSRYQPTLKSIEIEVVDNGAGIPDTIKDRIFEPFFTTKDTGEGTGLGLDISYRIVTARHGGALSFISEPGETCFQVRLPVS